One Pseudomonas ekonensis DNA window includes the following coding sequences:
- a CDS encoding LPS-assembly protein LptD produces the protein MALKSPAFRKKFPLLMTGSLLAMQPLASSFVTAAEQYDCSVSESGGWACAPKSTAAALPPRPVHDGSAVSAAGEAPAESGASQDTGPKPVLVTESKGRGLKSRSEDYSHLDWVPREKLTAAQLAETGPYCSGSYIEPIRPGMNDKTNKSDTPTFIGAKASRYQQDSQVASLAGDVVMRQGSMQVEADEANLYQAESRGELAGNVRIRDNGALIVGDHADVQLDTGEAKVDNAEYVMHKSHIRGNALYAKRAENAIIRLKDGTYTTCEPNSNAWQLKGNNITLNPATGFGTATNVTLRVKDIPVLYTPYIYFPIDDRRQSGFLPPSIGTSSDTGFMLVTPYYFNLAPNYDATLYPRYMAKRGLLMEGEFRYLTKSSEGQFGAAYLNDEDTDRSKQTDYQKNRYMYNWQHKGGLDSRVFTQVDYTKISDPYYFQDLETDQIGVKSADYVNQQGSVTYRGDSYTARLNAQAYQLATVSNITPYDRLPQITFNGQLPYHPEGLDFDYETELVRFDRDLKNGNFVNEDGSVESRLDNNVTGLARANGDRLNLKPGVSLPLNWTYGFIKPSLKYQYTQYQLDLDSTGKNQIAQQEAAAAAAGTKYLGGKFGSNQNRGVPIASIDSGLYFDRDTSYFGKNYRQTLEPRLFYLYVPEVDQEDIPVFDTSEYTFNYASLFRDNRFSGADRVGDENKLSLGVTSRWIEDDGFERQRISVGQALYFKDREVQLPGIDAKTRDDAHSNVSPYALEYEYRWNRDWRTTADYNWDPDSRSPRSGSAMFHYQPEDNPNKVVNFGYRYRNDQVRYDQNTGKWSVGGGDYGVPGDPNYVKDYYKIKQHDFSAIWPIVPQWSAISRWQYDYNRNRTLEAFGGFEYDNCCWKLRLINRYWVSYDEFSQQAPQNEKGDHGVFLQIVLKGLGGVVGTKVESFLDKGIQGYRQREDQAF, from the coding sequence ATGGCATTGAAATCCCCCGCGTTTCGTAAAAAATTTCCGTTGTTGATGACCGGCAGCCTGCTGGCCATGCAACCTCTGGCCAGTTCCTTCGTCACCGCGGCCGAGCAGTATGACTGCTCCGTCTCGGAGTCGGGCGGCTGGGCCTGTGCGCCCAAGTCCACGGCCGCTGCCTTGCCGCCGCGTCCGGTGCATGACGGCAGCGCCGTCAGCGCCGCCGGCGAAGCGCCGGCCGAAAGCGGCGCCAGCCAGGACACCGGCCCCAAACCCGTGCTCGTCACCGAGTCCAAGGGCCGTGGCCTGAAATCCCGCAGCGAAGACTACAGTCACCTCGACTGGGTTCCGCGCGAGAAGCTCACCGCCGCCCAACTGGCCGAGACAGGTCCTTACTGCTCTGGTTCCTATATCGAACCGATTCGTCCTGGCATGAATGACAAGACGAACAAAAGTGACACACCGACCTTCATCGGCGCCAAGGCCTCCCGCTACCAGCAGGATTCGCAGGTCGCCAGCCTGGCCGGCGACGTGGTCATGCGTCAGGGCAGCATGCAGGTCGAGGCCGACGAGGCCAACCTGTACCAGGCCGAGAGCCGTGGCGAACTGGCGGGCAACGTGCGCATCCGCGACAACGGCGCGCTGATCGTCGGCGACCATGCCGACGTGCAGCTGGACACCGGCGAAGCGAAGGTCGACAACGCCGAATACGTGATGCACAAGTCGCACATCCGCGGCAACGCGCTGTACGCCAAACGGGCCGAGAACGCGATCATCCGCCTCAAGGACGGCACGTACACCACGTGCGAACCGAACAGCAACGCCTGGCAGCTCAAGGGCAACAACATCACCCTGAACCCGGCCACCGGCTTCGGCACCGCGACCAACGTGACGCTGCGGGTCAAGGACATTCCGGTTCTGTACACCCCGTACATCTACTTCCCGATCGACGACCGCCGCCAGTCGGGCTTCCTGCCGCCGAGCATCGGCACCAGCAGCGACACCGGCTTCATGCTGGTCACCCCGTACTACTTCAACCTGGCGCCGAACTACGACGCCACGTTGTACCCGCGCTACATGGCCAAGCGCGGCTTGCTGATGGAAGGCGAGTTCCGCTACCTGACCAAATCCAGCGAAGGGCAGTTCGGTGCGGCGTACCTCAATGACGAGGACACCGACCGCAGCAAGCAGACCGACTACCAGAAGAACCGGTACATGTACAACTGGCAGCACAAGGGCGGTCTCGACTCCCGCGTGTTCACCCAGGTCGACTACACCAAGATCAGCGACCCGTACTACTTCCAGGATCTGGAAACCGACCAGATCGGCGTGAAGAGCGCCGACTACGTGAATCAGCAAGGTTCGGTCACCTACCGTGGCGACAGCTACACCGCCCGGTTGAACGCCCAGGCCTACCAGCTGGCGACCGTGTCGAACATCACCCCGTATGACCGCCTGCCGCAGATCACCTTCAACGGCCAGCTGCCTTACCATCCGGAAGGCCTGGACTTCGACTACGAGACGGAGCTGGTCCGCTTCGACCGTGACCTGAAGAACGGCAACTTCGTGAACGAGGACGGCAGCGTCGAAAGCCGCCTCGACAACAACGTCACCGGCCTGGCCCGCGCCAACGGCGACCGCCTGAACCTGAAGCCGGGCGTCAGCCTGCCGCTGAACTGGACCTATGGCTTCATCAAGCCATCGCTCAAGTACCAGTACACCCAGTACCAGCTGGACCTGGACAGCACCGGCAAGAACCAGATCGCGCAGCAGGAGGCGGCGGCAGCCGCTGCCGGCACCAAGTACCTCGGCGGCAAGTTCGGCAGCAACCAGAACCGCGGCGTACCGATCGCCAGCATCGACAGCGGCCTGTACTTCGACCGTGACACGTCCTACTTCGGCAAGAACTACCGCCAGACCCTGGAACCGCGCCTGTTCTACCTCTACGTACCGGAGGTCGACCAAGAGGACATCCCGGTATTCGACACCAGCGAATACACGTTCAACTATGCCTCGCTGTTCCGCGACAACCGCTTCTCCGGCGCCGACCGCGTCGGCGACGAGAACAAGCTGTCGCTGGGCGTGACCAGCCGCTGGATCGAGGACGACGGTTTCGAGCGTCAGCGCATCAGCGTCGGCCAGGCCCTGTACTTCAAGGACCGCGAAGTCCAGTTGCCGGGCATCGACGCCAAGACCCGCGACGACGCGCATTCCAACGTCTCGCCGTACGCGCTGGAATACGAGTACCGCTGGAACCGCGACTGGCGCACCACCGCGGACTACAACTGGGATCCGGACAGCCGCAGCCCTCGCTCGGGCAGCGCGATGTTCCACTACCAGCCTGAAGACAACCCGAACAAGGTGGTCAACTTCGGTTACCGCTACCGCAACGACCAGGTCCGCTACGACCAGAACACCGGCAAGTGGTCGGTGGGCGGCGGCGACTACGGCGTGCCGGGCGATCCGAACTACGTGAAGGACTACTACAAGATCAAGCAGCACGACTTCTCGGCGATCTGGCCGATCGTGCCGCAGTGGAGCGCCATCAGCCGCTGGCAGTACGACTACAACCGCAACCGCACGCTGGAAGCCTTCGGCGGTTTCGAGTACGACAACTGCTGCTGGAAACTGCGCCTGATCAACCGTTACTGGGTGTCCTACGACGAGTTCAGTCAGCAGGCTCCGCAAAACGAAAAAGGCGACCACGGCGTCTTCCTCCAAATCGTCCTGAAGGGCCTCGGCGGTGTCGTAGGCACCAAGGTAGAGAGCTTCCTCGACAAAGGCATCCAAGGTTATCGTCAACGTGAAGACCAAGCTTTCTGA
- a CDS encoding aminoglycoside phosphotransferase family protein, whose translation MPDQDVRLQHLKVWLDEQLSALYADRQWGDVPPATLTAASSDASFRRYFRWEGAGRSFIVMDAPPPQENCKPFVDIAFLLAKSGINVPKIYAQDLERGFLLLNDLGNKTYLDVIGSDNADALFDDALKALLAFQQLPMVAPLPSYDVALLTRELELFPEWYVKRELGIEFDPAQQRQWQQVSELLIDSALAQPKVLVHRDYMPRNLMLSEPNPGVLDFQDAVYGPVTYDVTCLFKDAFLSWSPERVRGWLLDYWQRASALNIPVQPDFEAFLRASDLMGVQRHLKVIGIFARICHRDGKPRYLTDVPRFFAYIDEVIARRPELAPLQALLASLRAGVNA comes from the coding sequence ATGCCTGACCAAGATGTACGCTTGCAACACCTGAAAGTTTGGCTCGATGAGCAGTTGTCGGCCCTTTACGCCGACCGCCAGTGGGGCGACGTCCCCCCGGCCACCTTGACCGCGGCCAGCAGCGACGCGAGTTTCCGCCGTTATTTCCGCTGGGAAGGCGCCGGCCGCAGCTTCATCGTGATGGACGCCCCGCCGCCCCAGGAAAACTGCAAACCCTTCGTGGATATCGCGTTTCTGCTGGCCAAATCCGGCATCAACGTGCCGAAAATTTATGCGCAGGACCTGGAGCGCGGCTTCCTTTTGCTCAACGACCTGGGCAACAAGACCTATCTGGACGTGATCGGCAGCGACAACGCCGACGCGCTATTCGACGATGCCCTGAAGGCGCTGCTGGCGTTTCAGCAATTGCCGATGGTGGCACCGCTGCCCAGCTACGATGTGGCCTTGCTCACGCGCGAGCTGGAACTGTTCCCGGAGTGGTACGTCAAGCGCGAACTGGGCATCGAGTTCGATCCGGCCCAGCAACGGCAGTGGCAGCAGGTCAGCGAGCTGCTGATCGACAGCGCCCTGGCCCAGCCCAAGGTGCTGGTGCACCGCGACTACATGCCGCGCAACCTGATGCTCAGCGAGCCGAACCCCGGCGTGCTGGATTTCCAGGACGCGGTGTACGGCCCGGTGACGTACGACGTGACCTGCCTGTTCAAGGACGCCTTCCTCAGCTGGTCGCCGGAGCGCGTGCGCGGCTGGCTGCTCGACTACTGGCAGCGGGCCTCGGCGCTGAACATCCCGGTGCAGCCGGACTTCGAGGCGTTCCTGCGCGCCAGCGACCTGATGGGCGTGCAGCGCCACCTCAAGGTCATCGGCATCTTCGCCCGCATCTGCCACCGCGACGGCAAGCCGCGCTACCTGACCGACGTGCCGCGCTTCTTCGCTTATATAGATGAAGTGATCGCCCGGCGTCCTGAGCTTGCGCCGTTGCAGGCGCTGCTCGCCAGCCTGCGTGCCGGGGTGAATGCATGA
- the murU gene encoding N-acetylmuramate alpha-1-phosphate uridylyltransferase MurU, producing the protein MKAMILAAGKGERMRPLTLTTPKPLVRAGGIPLIEYHLHALAAAGFDDIVINHAWLGQQIEDYLGDGSRYGVRIRYSPEGEPLETGGGIFRALPLLGDEAFLVVNGDIWTDYDFSVLHQPIAGLAHLVLADNPAHHPAGDFVLDNGRVQDGQPQAQTLTYSGIAVLHPQLFDGCEAGAFKLAPLLRDAMARGQVTGERLKGQWVDVGTHERLAEAEKLIEASR; encoded by the coding sequence ATGAAGGCGATGATTCTGGCGGCAGGCAAGGGCGAGCGCATGCGTCCGCTGACCCTGACCACCCCCAAGCCGCTGGTGCGCGCCGGCGGCATCCCGCTGATCGAGTACCACCTGCACGCCCTGGCGGCGGCGGGTTTCGATGACATCGTGATCAACCACGCCTGGCTCGGCCAGCAGATCGAGGACTACCTGGGCGATGGCTCGCGCTACGGCGTGCGCATCCGCTATTCGCCGGAAGGCGAGCCGCTGGAGACCGGCGGCGGGATATTCCGGGCGTTGCCGCTGCTGGGCGACGAGGCGTTCCTGGTGGTCAACGGCGACATCTGGACCGATTACGACTTCAGCGTGCTGCATCAGCCGATCGCCGGTCTGGCGCATCTGGTGCTGGCGGACAACCCGGCCCATCACCCGGCCGGCGATTTCGTCCTCGACAACGGGCGTGTCCAGGATGGGCAGCCGCAGGCGCAGACCCTGACCTACAGCGGCATCGCCGTCCTGCACCCGCAGTTGTTCGACGGGTGCGAGGCGGGTGCGTTCAAGCTCGCGCCGCTGCTGCGCGACGCCATGGCTCGCGGCCAGGTGACGGGCGAACGGCTGAAGGGGCAGTGGGTGGATGTCGGCACCCACGAACGTCTGGCCGAAGCCGAAAAACTGATAGAAGCGAGCCGTTGA
- a CDS encoding TerB family tellurite resistance protein: MLWPGTLIGAGAGFAIASIPGAMLGALLGQALDRRMHLQSWGHLRERLGGRPMLRNDELLFVLLGRLAKSDGRVTDGHIQQARHEMRALDMGEPAQRRAIAAFNRGKSGSDNLRGYLRRLGAQPHAAEGVLRACWRMVWADGRAGVSERELLAQWGKWLGWTTHQVQALAADYEPHKRPIVSAAVSYQEAMRLLGVSATSEPAQIKRAYRRLLSRHHPDKVAGSGATPAQVREATEKTRELHTAYTLIRERRDFR; this comes from the coding sequence ATGTTGTGGCCAGGGACTCTGATTGGAGCCGGAGCGGGTTTTGCGATCGCCAGCATTCCGGGGGCCATGCTTGGGGCGTTGTTGGGGCAGGCGCTGGATCGGCGTATGCACCTGCAGAGCTGGGGACATTTGCGCGAACGGCTCGGCGGCAGGCCGATGCTGCGCAACGATGAATTGCTGTTCGTGCTGCTGGGGCGTCTGGCCAAGAGCGACGGGCGCGTCACCGACGGGCATATCCAGCAGGCGCGTCACGAAATGCGTGCGCTGGACATGGGCGAGCCGGCCCAGCGCCGGGCGATCGCCGCGTTCAACCGCGGCAAGTCCGGCAGCGACAACCTGCGCGGCTACCTGCGGCGGCTGGGGGCCCAGCCCCATGCGGCCGAAGGGGTGCTGCGCGCGTGCTGGCGGATGGTCTGGGCCGACGGCCGGGCCGGCGTGAGCGAACGCGAACTGTTGGCGCAGTGGGGCAAGTGGCTGGGCTGGACGACGCACCAGGTGCAGGCGCTGGCGGCGGACTACGAGCCGCACAAGCGGCCCATCGTCAGTGCGGCGGTGAGCTATCAGGAAGCGATGCGCCTGCTCGGGGTGTCGGCGACCAGCGAGCCGGCGCAGATCAAACGGGCGTACCGGCGCCTGCTCAGCCGCCATCACCCGGACAAGGTCGCGGGCAGCGGCGCGACGCCTGCGCAGGTGCGTGAAGCCACGGAAAAGACCCGGGAACTGCACACGGCCTACACCTTGATCCGTGAGCGGCGGGATTTTCGCTAG